taTGTTTAAACTATTAAAAGTAAATGTGCTGATTATGCAGAATGGCCCATTTCAGtcaatatatattgtatatttgtaTTGTAATTATGAATGCATGAATGGTCATCactttaatgttgcagctgtAAAATCGTGGCTAGTTTGAATTAATTTAGAAACTTCTGGGTAGCTTAATCTATAGTAACttcatcttaatgtataagttgtttttgtttttatattaatGATCTGGAGCTGTAGACTAAGTCGCACCTAAAGTtgtcaaaataaatgaaaaaagtaCTACATAGTGGAGTAGTATAAAATAGTATAAAATGAAAAGTATAGTATATAAAATAGTATAAAATGaaaagtaaagtacaaataccTGAAATGTGTACAGTAAATGTACTAAGTTACATTCTACTAGTATTTACAAGGCACAACATACAAGAGTATCTTTGATGAGATACATCACCGAGTATCTTCACTTGCATTGTTTACCAGATGTCTGACAGCAGCTTGTAATTCTGCATTTCTCCACAGGATCCTTAGCTATACCCCGGACATGGCGACGTCTCTGGTTGACGACGCCTTTGCCAGAGCCTTCAAGGTGTGGAGTGATGTGACCCCTCTGACTTTTACCCGCCTCTTTGATGGGACAGCTGACATCATGATTTCATTTGGAAAAATCGGTATGTGTTTATGCGGCGGTCTTTTAATGGCATTTACTTTACTAAAGACAATTCTATAATCAAATACtgatgtaaaatgtattattctaCTCAGACCACGGAGACCCTTACCCATTTGATGGTAAGGATGGACTTCTGGCCCACGCTTACCCCCCTGGTGAGGGTGTGCAGGGTGACGCCCACTTTGACGATGATGAGTACTGGACCCTGGGAGAAGGACCAGGTAATCAGAAATACCAACAGATATTCCTCTACCCCAACATTTATTATGAAGATGTCTCCCCCCAGTGTTCAATGTATACATTGCTTACATGTATTACTGTTTTCTGTCACATAAGCTGTGAAGACTCTCTATGGGAATGCTGATGGTGCCATGTGCCACTTCCCTTTCACTTTCGAGGGCAAATCCTACACCACATGTACCTCTGATGGGCGTTCGGACGACCTGCCATGGTGCTCCACCACAGCCGACTACGGCAGAGACAAGAAATTTGGCTTCTGCCCAAGTGAACGTAAGATTGACAGTTTATTCTGCAATGGGAGTGATAGGGCAGAGGTCAACCAGATATAAGGAGTTTCTTTAGTGTCATGCTGATGCGCTTCATCCCACTTACTCTTATTTTCATCCCGACAGTCCTGTACACATTTGGAGGAAACGCAGACGGAGAAAAGTGTGTCTTCCCCTTTGTCTTTCTGGACAAAGAATATGACAGCTGTACCACAGAGGGCCGCGATGATGGCTATCGCTGGTGTGCCACCACAAGCAACTTTGACACTGACGTGAAATATGGGTTCTGTCCCAGTCGTGGTGAGTTACTAAAACCACAATCCATAAATGCTGTCGAGTACCAACACAATGTCTTGTTTTCTTACTCTTGCTGTTAATTCTTTGTTTGGACAGAGACCGCTGTAATTGGTGGAAATTCTGAGGGAGAGTCCTGCCACTTCCCCTTTGTGTTCCTGGGTAAAGAGTATGACTCCTGCACTAGTGAGGGACGAGGAGACGGCAAGTTGTGGTGCGGTACCACTGACAGCTATGATGACGACAAGAAATGGGGTTTCTGTCCTGACCAAGGTGAGTCACATGAATATAAGACAAACAAAGTAGATTAGATAAAATTGCCTTTTGCTAATATTCCTTACTGTATGTCCTCCAGGTTACAGTCTGTTCCTGGTGGCAGCCCATGAGTTTGGTCATGCCCTCGGCCTGGAACATTCCAACATCAGAGAGGCTCTCATGTACCCCATGTACAGCTTCGTGGAAGACTTCTCCCTACATGAGGATGACATTGAAGGCATTCAATATCTCTATGGTAAGGTCATTATGAACTGCGTAATCATGCAAAATCACATGCAAGTTTGCAATTTCTCACATTCAGCATCATTTCATTTTTTCAGGACGCAAAGATGGCCCTGATCCCACTCCACCTCAACCCAACACCCCCCCCACTACCGCCTACCCAGACCCTGATGACACTGATAAACCCActgaccccaccaccaccaccactaccGCTACACCTGTGGATCCAACCAAAGATGCCTGCAAGATGACCAAATTCGACACCATCACTGTGATTAATGGAGAGCTACACTTCTTCAATGACGGGTAAGCTAACCAGCCTCTTCTTCTATGTAAAAGaataaaaacaggaagtgtCAGTGTTGATGTTTTTTTATTGCATGTGTTGATCAACAGACTATACTGGAGGATGTCCAGCGGGAGAGATGGAGGGCTCAAGGGACCATTTTCTATTTCCGAGACGTGGCCCGCTCTGCCAGCAGTCATCGACTCTGCGTTTGAAAACACTCTGGCCAGGAAACTGTACTTCTTCTCAGGTGAAGCTTCATGCTGTTTATAAGAGACATTAATTGCAAAAGACAAAAGTGCAAGACAATTTTTTGTTATTATCATCTTCTTTCTATAGGGACACGATTCTGGGTGTACACAGGGAAGAGTGTTCTGGGTCCCCGCAGCATTGAGAAGCTTGGCCTCCCGAACACTGTTCAGAAGGTGGAGGGAGCACTGCAGAGGGGCAAAGGCAAAGTGCTGCTCTTCAGTGGGGAGAACTACTGGAGGTGAGTTTAAAGTGTGCCTGACATCAGGATGGGAAGCATGTCTGTCACTTTTGGCTCAAATGAAACCATCTGCTCGTTTTGACAATTATAAGTGTTGGAGCAAAGTAAAAGGCCAGAATACGCTTTTTTAATAACATAACAAAAGTCTGAGAGTTAAACCAGCTGATTGTTTTTGACTTGTTTAATGACATTCTCTGCTATGATCAACACAGGCTTGATGTGAAAGCCCAGAAAATCGACAAAGGGTACCCCAGATACACAGATGCCGTCTTTGGTGGCGTCCCCAATGATGCTCATGATGTGTTCCAGTACAACGGTAAGTTCAAATAGTAATGACTGAGCTCAACAAAAATCATTATCATATAACAGTCGATTGTTGCATGTTAAAAATCATCATGTTGTGTTCTAGTCATTCAAATCCCAATATTTCTGCTACAGGACACATGTACTTTTGCCGGGACCGCTTCTACTGGCGTATGAACTCCCGCAGGCAGGTGGATCGCGTTGGCTACGTGAAATATGACCTTCTCCAGTGCACAGATGCTTCACACACTCGCTACTGAGGAGATGAAGGAAACAGGGATGAGCTGGAAATCGTCTTTATTGTGGTAGCACCTACTTCTCTTGCCTGTGCAGGTGTCAGGGAGAATGTGATGCAGTATAGCGTCTGTTCTATgatgtgtgtactttcgggtaTGTAAATAATTGGCCACCTTGGCTAATTCTAAAACATACAGCAATGGcccaaaaaagagaaaaaaaatttGTTTGGCACTGCCTTATTATCTTACTCAGATAATCTGTGAACTGGTTGGTTGACTCATAACAACTAAATTAATGTTGAAGGTTATCTGGATTCCAGATGTACTTAATAATTTCTTTATGTCTGACAGTTTCAGACCATAAACAGTATTAGAATATTTTTGGTATTTATAGCAATATCTAATATGATGTTTGTGTCCTAACGCTTGTTTGTATTGTATAAATATATGTGAGCATTTTTGAAAATGGCTTCAAAGCCAATTACTTGCACTGGAAGACAATGTATGTCTCCTTCACTGAAATTATTTATGAGACTGATATGTTTTGTACTTTCAAAGCAATAAACATTCTGTGAGAATAACACACTTGTCTGTCTTAATCATTCACCAAACCATGATTTACTGACAATGCTTTCTCATGCTCAGACGCTATATTATTCTACAATTGGAATCCACAGTCCCACAACAGCAAAAACACAAAATGTGTTGAGCCACGACCTGATATGTAATTGTATTACTTTATGCTGTATTATCTGTAGCAGTCTCCTGATAGGTGTTTTTGTAGAAATCAACACTAACAACCCGTGACATTAAGAAACACATTTAGGCATCATAAGGAAATTAGGATAATGACTCCACTCTCAATAGTCAATTCATTCAACATGTTATCAGGCCATATGGCAGTACTATAaagtttaacaaataaaataacataaaaggtagggaatttatttttatttaaaaaaatatcctGTAGCATATTAACAATTTCAGCACATTTCTTATTGGATATACTCATTGTTTATACATTGGATATACTCATACTAGTTTGAGTATATCCAATGTAtaaacaataataaatgtgctgAAATTGTTAATATGCTACAGGATATTTTGTATGGACCTCGATAGCTTAATGCATGAGGAATCTAAAAGGAATAAAATGACAGTCAGCAGAACTGTATGTTTTCATTTTGTAATGGTATAGCCAGAGGGAATATTAAACATCTTAGGTCCATCAGTTTGTAGCTTAACAGCGGCCCTACGTGTTTGCATCTATGGTTTGCATATTACTCCGCATTCATATGCGCAATTGTCCTTCCTCAAAAAACAATAGTCCACTAAGGGAATATAAACATCACATCTACCAAATATTTCAGACATaaaataatcaatcaatcaatacacCTGTTTTTTAAAACAGACAAATAAATTAACCTTTCGTCAAACAACAAGATCattttcaacaaaaataataaataagatCCGGTTGCACGGACAGGAAGCTAGGCGAGTCTCATGGCGCCCGACTAGAATGAAGCAACAATTATCGGTTACTATTTTCTGTCCTAGTAAGCGCATCTACACTAAAGGATACGCTTCTACTCGAACATAAACGGTAAGAATAAAGCGTGATTATTCTGGAGCCGGAGGAGGAAAATATTTTCATTTTCTTCAGGGAGAGTATTAGGGCGGTCTGCCGCGGCTGAGGCCCTCGAGGTCCCCAGTACAGCCTTCAGATGCCTGAGTGTAAAACGGGGCTGCCTGCTGGAAAATGGCGACACGGAGCAGGCAGGGTGAAGGGCAGCTGGGCCCGATTAAAATGGCTAACACACGCTCTTTAAGACGCTGTTACACTCATTTAGGGTGACACCGACTACGCCGACTTGTTTAGACCAGTGACATAATCTACAAACAACAGCGTTATTATATTAAAACACTCACACTCTCATTGGGTGACAATGATATCTGTTTTACAGCTTCATCGAGCAAGAAAACGAGCTGACAACGATGCTAAAGGCTAATGCTAGCTGCTCTTGTTAATCGTGAGCTAACAAACGTTCAGTCCTGTTGACGTTAGGTTTCTAAATAACTTGTCAGCTGATGTCACCGAACAAGTCACAACAGACCAGACCACATTTGAACTGTACACACTCAAAATAGAGACCTTTAATCACTCCACAGAGAGTGAAAACACTTGATACAGCCATAATGTTGACAGACGTGTAAGCATTAGCCTAGGTGAATGCTAACGGTCCTTGTTTTCCTAACAGTTTGTTACACTATTCACAAAGTAATAAAACAACTCAATAAGCCTTATTTTTAGCACCCTAACACTTTCTATACATTTCGCATTGTATCCCACCATCACCACTAAACCATTAGATGTAGTGAAAATATAGTTTGAGAAAAATTACAAGTGTACACTTATGTGTTCTTAATACAAAAATGTTTGTTATGTACACCCCCTGGATAGAAAACATGCCCAGTTAGCTATTTTAAACTGTTTCCCTCTGCATTCCGTTTGGTACAAAGTCATTTAAATTCCTACAAACCCATCATTGGTTTCACATTCAATATAAAAGTCTTCATAAGGATACACTAAATGCAAACACTACATTCAAAGTGACTGCAAAACCATACCTCAAAAACTCTGGTTCACTTGAAGTTGTTCATCTGAAAGACTCAATGACAGCtataaaaaaacatacaaaatacCTTGAGAAagacacatttgtgtttttctttagTTACCAGTTAAGagagtatgaaataaaaaaaagttctCCGTCTAAAATAAAAATCTTCCATAAGAGCTTTCTTATAAAGATTAGTCATGAAACAAATCAGGAGTTATGTTATGTCATAATTTATTAACACAGTGAAGTAGCAACACACCCCAAGGCATTAAAGGCTACATAAACTTAAAAGTTGATATTGagtttatgttttatttttgaagtcaTGGATTCAGAGGAGAATGAGGTGGAGAGCAGCAGCGATGCGGGTCCTTCGGGGATGGAGGAGCCGTCTGAAAGCGGCATGGGAGTGGAGTCATCAGAGGCCATGTCTGCAGACAGCAGTGATGCTGCTGCCTCTCATGCACAGGCCCCTGAGTCCgactgccatgttggacagagCTCAGAGGGACTTATGGTAagctttttaattaaaatatgaTTATGTGTGGTAGAAACCCACAGTCCAACAAAACCAGATACCAGTTAGGCTTTGTGTTATAAATGTCTTTACATTGGTATCACGTTTTTTCTCTCCTTGTCAAGGTGTTCGCCCCAGAAACCAGCTCCAGTACAGACGCCAGAGTTTCATCAGTCCATCTCCCAGACTCCTCCTCAGTGGCTCAGTCCACCAGCGTGTCCAGCGTCTCCACAGTGACTCAGTCGGTGATGGTGTCTGATTCAGCCCAAGTGCTGGTCCACTCCAGTGCTACATCTGAAGGATCCATGATGGTTTCTGACTCCACTGCTTCTACCTCGTCAGATCTCGGGTCTGCCATTGACAAGATCATAGAGTCCACCATCGGCCCTGACATCATGAATGGTATTTCCTCTGACACTCTGCTTTCTGATTTACCATTGCCTGAGCAGCTTTAAGGTTGTATTCAGTATAATAATGTAGCAGATATCTGATGCTGTTTTCTGTCAGGTTGCATAGCTGTGACCAGTGCAGAAGATGGAGGTGCAGAAACAACCCGATATTTGATATTACAAGGACCAGATGACGGTATGTGTGATGTTGTTACTGCTTACTCATCAGCCCATTAAAAACACTTTTAAAGTTCATGAAACAATTAGCACCATCTTTACATATACAAATCAGTCATCATCAACCTTTAGAGCAGATTGCAGATTTGTTTCTCTCTATACCACCTTTTTATTAACCAAAATGTATAATTGTCCTCTAACAAGTgactatttattttaaaatcccCTTAAAGGAATACTTCACACTCAAAATGTTTTTCCTCAACAGTGAACATCAACCATTTCTCTACACTTTGCTTAAAGGTgctgtttaaaaaaacatgtatgtTTATGTTGGCAAATATCTCCTGCAAGGCAAGAACATTTAAGTATTGggttaaacatatatatatatatatttgttatgaTTTGTGTCCTCAAGGTAGTGTAATATGTTGCTGCAAACTTCCATCCCTTTTGTATTCATCCCATTTCAAGCCTTTACGTGTCTCGCACACTGAAGCATGTATCAGGTGACCCGTGAAGTcccttaaagggaaatggaaacacttttcaaactgctttccatgcgacaatattaccattaggaaatttatttatctagtctatttccaatgtaaacgatcgagatacgcgaatttactttttgaaatacgtgcctaatgaccatgggcgcttccattgctccgggacttttccagtgacgtcactgactgggtacggcttcctgggccaaagctcaataacaaacaacatggcgtgcaatgcaccagtagtttacattacaagaaaacggtcgtcgtcaggagtttattgtatttccccaggctgcacaaatggattttatacaaagaaggaagaagtacatttccataggctgccactaaaggatgagaagctgctcaaagtccagtctggatgcctggttcaatacaaaacattggatttgaagccaggatctgttcccacaatattcgatttctcaacgtatgcagtcgggaacaccgaccgtcccagcacgtcggccgcgcaagacaatgacagtgtcaacaaacgtgaagttcgagccaccaaacgagttgcttcagctgccgagagaggtacatattgcagcactaccagattactagctcacacatgtatttactgacacagtgtgaccttattaattaacgcaatcgcgtccaaactaaatggtagctattattatgacgcacaatagagaattgggggtgttctatagctcaactaattaaactggcatacacacgctcatctgtcgaaaacagccctaaaaaggctagtattgctattgatggatggtattgcaggacccagagcacacggagcacagagcggacagcagataacggaattgcagttttattgcttatagattatcagaacatttcaaaggggacacagccccattggatattaacctatggattaactacatcatcgtttttatcgttgtaatgccattgaagaccagtttagaccagacaatgaggaaggtaagccgttagcctggcgtatgttagtacctagcgccacttgttttgatgtacgtttttgtggataacctcgcgagtttgtatctttcagtgttgaggtgggcaccgttagattctgtgtctccttgcgatcataaacgatgtgttggatgtgcggctaggataagtaataagggagctaggagtgattttcggtgcagtaataggttagcattttcgctcggggctaattcagaggctcactgttagcattgtgtttttttaatttttttattccggatcgtatgccactctattcgaccgaatcggttcataagcataggccatgggatgcctggtaactgtagatgcttccacatcaatgtcatctcccgacgaatagtcaaattcattgTTCAAAACGttgatctcattgcaaaattcctccatcgctgccatatctgctacgttgtgttgacttccggtggagcgaaaacacagccagtgacgtcaccatttgggactcccctaatggcggcggcctggtcccacccggccggcggataattaattttcttttggcgagtaatatcatatacaataaatattacgatcaatatccattgtaaaatgaataaactactgtattataactgtaattggtgtttcctttcccctttaaaggtcccatgacatggccatttctactgatcataattccattgttgaggtctactagaatatatttacattgttcaatgttccaaaatcacattggtttctcaaacagcatgtatgtgtattcactctctgtcctaaacggcttgttggagctcctgcccccccccccctccctatgagcccactgtgctctgatgagtccacctccgttacagcggaacatcagtgtttatgtgttacaatggcgttagcagccaaaaaatgacaccagtaatgacaaacggatgagaatgctgcgtgggtgccgtgttggtggGACGttggctcgctgctccgccctttgaggatCGAGGagtggacagtgtgagctgtattactggtgtcgtttcctggttgctgtgtggggtctgcgagacagcaagACACCGAGAAACACACCTGAACTCAGCCTGAGTTTCGCGGTGTCATGCTGAGTTCAGGCTGAGTAATGTGGAGCCGCAGCTgagaaaaggtgtgtgtgtgtgtgtgtgtgtgtgtgtgtgtgtgtgtgtgtgtgtgtgtgtgtgtgtgtgtgtgtgtgtgtgtgtgtgtgtgtgtgtgtgtgtgtgtgtgtgtgtgtgtgtgtgtgtgtgtgtgtgtgtgtgtgtgtgtgtgtgtgtgtgtgtgtgtgtgtgtgtgtgtgtgtgtgtgtgtgtgtgtgtgtgtgtgtgtgtgtgtgtgtgtgtgtgtgtgtgtgtgtgtgtgtgtgtgtgtgtgtgtgtgtgtgtgtgtgtgtgtgtgtgtgtgtgtgtggctccacGGATTAGTCCATTTGGACCTGGGTATGGTCACGTCACTATactcaggaagaaaaaaatgaaacagttttactcgctacagggtgtactttgaaagtttgtgactctgcagaccgtttacatgcagaaaaagctacataacacacaaggggatgggtaataaccagaaaagcatgacatgggacctttaaggttcAGGGCTTAAGCCTTAAAGCCTTAGCAGGGTCATTGTGATCGAACACAGATACAAATTGTAACTCTGTGGATGAAGTATACCTTTAAATGAATGACACACATATGAGTATCCTTTTTTAAAGTGTGTACAATCCATGCATATGTTCGCAATAGGAGCTCCTATGGTAGCCCAAATGTCATCTTCGTTCCTCTCTGATCGTATAGCCATAGAAGCTCTTGCTGAAGGACCCACCTCCACCTGTCTGGACCAGGGAGACCTGCGGCGCCACCATGACCCTGATCAGCCGGGCCCCTCGGGTTACCCAGAGGACAGCAGCAGTCAGCCCGACCAGCCCCAGCACTCCCACCCTTCCCAGTACATGGACTGCAGTACAGACGGTCCAGACCAGACAGGGGAGTCTTCATCTTCCTATGTGGAGTGTTCAGGCGAGGAGCCCGACCAGACCCGCTCCCAGTCTGGTTTCCCTGACTACAGCGGGGATAACAGTGACCAGGATCTGCCTGGATATGTGGAGTGCAGTGGGGCGGACTCGAACCCAACCAGCCGGGGTCACTATGTTGTAGACTGCAGTGCTGGGTACATGGAGTGTTCGGTGGACGATGGGGCGCGACCGCATCATTCACGCAGTTACATTGACAGTAGTGCAGACCACCGGACTCAGACATTAAGACAATATGTGGCCCAGTATGTAGGGGAGTGTGTCTCAGCTGCAGACTCTGAGCAACCGGGATGCTCTCAGTATCAAGCAAGGGACGATGATGAAGATGACGAGAATAACCAGGATCCAGACCAGCCGCAGCACTCTCAACAGCAGCCTCAGCACTCCTGTTACATGGCAAGCAGCAACGGCCCAGAGGCCTCCATCTATGAGGATGACAGCTCCTCTTCGGACCACCCTCTGGCAGACACAGCAGGCTCAGTGGGGCTTCCTGAGTCATTGGAGTGCAGCGAGAGCCAGTCTGGGATGTACATCAGCAGCAGTGGGACTTACACCTCTAATACAGAGCCTGAGTCAGCCCAACAGTGCTCACCTAGCCAAGAGGAGCCCCAAGGCTCCCAGGGGCCTCAGGAGGAAGCAGGGCCGGCCAGGGAGATGGAGACATCTACAGTGCCAGAAGTCTCAGGACACAGAACACCTAACCTGGCTGAGTTGGAGGAGATGATGGAAGTAGTGATTGTTCAGCAGTTCAAGTGTAAGATGTGTCCGTACAAGAGTGTCTCCAAAGACACACTCATCAACCACATGAGAGACAAACACTTCAAACCTGTAGGTAAGGAAGTGTTGATCAATATTTATCTCAATGAAATATCACTTTTGATTGTTTAAGTTTTCTTTGTtcccagataataataataataatacaaaagttTGTTATAATGTGTGTTTTCCAGGGGAAATGCCAAAAAAGCGTAAACGTGGGAGGCCTCCTAAAAGTGAGACGTTTGCCCGTCGTCAGGCAGAGAGGGTGGAAGCTGAAGAGAAGAAGGCAGCAAAAGCTGAGGCTGCTCAGCCCAAACAagcagaagaagaggaggatgatatTGTGGATTCGGGCGCTATTGATGATGCTGAAGGTCAGTGAGAAGGAGTATCATTTAACCCCCAAAGCAGACAAACATGCAGACTTTTCAGACTTAGAATCAGTCAAAAGGATAACATTTAAATGTGCATATCCCTCTCTCTTCTTTTTGTCAGAGGATAGTGATTACACCCCTGCAGAAGAGGACAGCAAAGGAAGACCACCTGCCGTTTTGAAGAAGTCCACTTCTCCaatctcttcctcctctcatgGTCGTCCTCGGCGTAAAGTTGGCCGTCCAAGGAAGTACAGCCTTATAGAAGAAGGCTACAGCAACAAAGGTTTGTCTTCAGGTTTACAAGGTAAAGCAAGAAACAGCCTCTAACTGCAGCGCAGAGCATACACATTCTTCATTCCTCTTTTTTATTGGTTGTTACAGAAGCAGAAAGTATTGCTAAGAAGCCAAGGGTGAGTGTGGATGGTAGTGCACCTGAAGAGGCAAGTTCGTCCGGACTCAACAACAGTCATGCTATGGTGACCGATGGAGACACAGCTGAGGCAGCAATTAGCCAATCAGACTCTGAGAACAAAGACCCTTCATCCAACACACAGCCAGAAGAATTGTTTCAGAGGAAACGTGGTCGACCCTCCAAGCGTTTTCTTCGCAAGAAGTATAAGAAGTATATAAACCGAAAGTAAGTATCAAACTTTTAAATAAAGCTGTGTTGCACATCGTAATACATAATATGACAACAAGCTCATTGTTTCTTTCCTTCATTATCTTCCAGTCGGTACTATAAATCCTTGAAACCGCTCCTCAGACCTCATAACTGCTGGATTTGTGGCTCACGCTTCCTCACTCAAGAGGATTTGCGCTTCCACGTGGACTCTCATGAAGGCAATGACCCGGAGCTCTTCAAGTGCCTGCAGTGCAACTATCGCTGCAAGCGCTGGTCTTCACTTAAGGTCAGTTGCAATGACACAACATTCTGGTAAACCTCAGTTTTCGTGCAGGTTTGAACGTTTCCTTATAAGTCTTGTGGTCTGTTTTGCAGGAACACATGTTCAATCATGAGGGCATCAAGCCGTTCAAGTGTGACGAGTGTGATTACTCAAGTGTCTACAAGAAAGATGTCACTCGCCACT
This Pseudochaenichthys georgianus chromosome 7, fPseGeo1.2, whole genome shotgun sequence DNA region includes the following protein-coding sequences:
- the mmp9 gene encoding matrix metalloproteinase-9, with protein sequence MRCCALAVCLFLGISIQEGWSLPLKSVFVTFPGDIINNMTDSELAKGYLKKFGYMDTLTRSGFQSMVSTSKALKRMQRQMGMEETGELDKSTLEAMKRPRCGVPDVANYKTFEGDLKWDHQEVTYRILSYTPDMATSLVDDAFARAFKVWSDVTPLTFTRLFDGTADIMISFGKIDHGDPYPFDGKDGLLAHAYPPGEGVQGDAHFDDDEYWTLGEGPAVKTLYGNADGAMCHFPFTFEGKSYTTCTSDGRSDDLPWCSTTADYGRDKKFGFCPSELLYTFGGNADGEKCVFPFVFLDKEYDSCTTEGRDDGYRWCATTSNFDTDVKYGFCPSRETAVIGGNSEGESCHFPFVFLGKEYDSCTSEGRGDGKLWCGTTDSYDDDKKWGFCPDQGYSLFLVAAHEFGHALGLEHSNIREALMYPMYSFVEDFSLHEDDIEGIQYLYGRKDGPDPTPPQPNTPPTTAYPDPDDTDKPTDPTTTTTTATPVDPTKDACKMTKFDTITVINGELHFFNDGLYWRMSSGRDGGLKGPFSISETWPALPAVIDSAFENTLARKLYFFSGTRFWVYTGKSVLGPRSIEKLGLPNTVQKVEGALQRGKGKVLLFSGENYWRLDVKAQKIDKGYPRYTDAVFGGVPNDAHDVFQYNGHMYFCRDRFYWRMNSRRQVDRVGYVKYDLLQCTDASHTRY